One Malania oleifera isolate guangnan ecotype guangnan chromosome 10, ASM2987363v1, whole genome shotgun sequence genomic region harbors:
- the LOC131166897 gene encoding protein yippee-like At4g27745 → MAESIGSRLYSCYRCRNHVSFHDDIISKRFQAGNGRAFLFSRAVNILVGPKEDRHLMTGLHSVADIWCSSCGEVLGWKYERAYEEAQKYKEGKIVLEKYKIVKENW, encoded by the exons ATGGCCGAGTCGATTGGATCGCGGCTGTACAGCTGCTACAGATGCAGAAACCATGTCTCCTTTCATGATGACATAATTTCCAAACGTTTTCAG GCAGGGAACGGGCGAGCATTCCTATTCTCCCGTGCAGTGAACATTCTTGTTGGGCCTAAAGAGGACAGGCATCTTATGACCGGTCTACACTCCGTGGCGGATATATGGTGCTCCAGTTGCGGGGAGGTGTTGGGTTGGAAGTACGAACGAGCTTATGAGGAAGCACAGAAGTACAAGGAAGGGAAAATTGTGCTTGAAAAGTACAAAATTGTTAAGGAAAACTGGTAG